DNA from Deltaproteobacteria bacterium:
ACGTTCGCACCATGGCAAACCGAGAGGGCGTCAATGGCAAGAACCGTACCCACACGGCGGTACCTCGGGGGCGCGGGACGCGCCCGACGCGCCCTGACACATCTGTGCCATCGTGAGTGACAGCGGCGCGTCGTCTTGACGCAGAAACCCCCCGCGCCATACTCCGCGCATGCCGAAGCTCGCCATGGCGTTGCCCGGCGCGGCGTGGCGCCATGCGGTCGGCGGCGTGCTCCTGCTCCCGGCGCTCTGTCTGGCGACCGACGTGCGGGTCGTGGCCGTCACGCCGGGCCGGAGCGCCGATGTCGTGATCGAGCGCGGCGCGCCGGTGACGATCGAGGTCGGCGAAACGGTCGAGGGGGTCAAGCTGCTGAGGGCGGACGCGCTTGGCGCGGTGCTGAGCGTCGACGGGATCACGAAGACGCTGCCGCTCGTGGGGGACCGGGCGTCCGTCGGGGATACCGCCACGAGCGGCAGCGTAACGCTGGTGGCCGACGCGCGCGGACAGTTCTTCACGAGCGGAACCGTGAACGGACGTTCCATGCACTTCGTCGTCGACACGGGGGCCACGTTGACGACGCTCTCTCGGGCGGATGCGCGGCGCATCGGCCTCGACTTTCGTCGGGGCACGCCGATTCGAACGACAACCGCCAACGGTGTCGCGAACGGATGGCGAATGTCGCTCGACTCGGTGCGCGTCGGCGACACGACGGTGCGCGACGTCGATGCGATCGTGGTCGACAACGACACTCTGCCGGTGGGACTGCTCGGCATGAGCTTCCTCGATCGCTTCGATATGCATCGGCAGGGCTCGACGCTGGTGCTGCGGCGTCGCC
Protein-coding regions in this window:
- a CDS encoding TIGR02281 family clan AA aspartic protease; its protein translation is MPKLAMALPGAAWRHAVGGVLLLPALCLATDVRVVAVTPGRSADVVIERGAPVTIEVGETVEGVKLLRADALGAVLSVDGITKTLPLVGDRASVGDTATSGSVTLVADARGQFFTSGTVNGRSMHFVVDTGATLTTLSRADARRIGLDFRRGTPIRTTTANGVANGWRMSLDSVRVGDTTVRDVDAIVVDNDTLPVGLLGMSFLDRFDMHRQGSTLVLRRRR